The Cetobacterium sp. ZOR0034 genome has a window encoding:
- a CDS encoding nucleoside recognition domain-containing protein, whose product MKDGKNQIVGYIALIFIIVFFSGLFSSEDGILKVFDFSTLSGSFGTMSRSTATFQGIAGDGAKHGFLFALSLVPAVMFALGVVNVVEAYGGLKAGEKLLTPILKPILGISGIFSVVLITSLQSMDATAGLINTLEEKKLITPKEKYIAAAFAFSAGGTIVNYFAVMSGLFDYINVSIGFPLVIIFGLKFFGANLMRAYVTFVKKSI is encoded by the coding sequence TTGAAAGATGGAAAAAATCAAATTGTAGGCTATATAGCATTAATTTTTATAATTGTTTTCTTTTCGGGATTATTTTCTTCAGAAGATGGAATTTTGAAAGTTTTCGATTTTTCCACTTTAAGTGGAAGCTTTGGAACGATGAGTAGAAGTACAGCAACATTTCAAGGAATAGCAGGGGATGGAGCTAAACATGGATTTTTGTTTGCGTTGAGCCTAGTTCCAGCAGTTATGTTTGCCTTAGGTGTGGTAAATGTAGTTGAAGCATATGGTGGATTAAAGGCTGGTGAAAAATTGTTGACACCAATTTTGAAACCTATACTTGGAATTTCAGGAATATTTTCAGTAGTGCTAATAACAAGTCTTCAAAGTATGGATGCAACGGCAGGATTAATTAATACTTTAGAAGAGAAAAAATTAATTACTCCAAAAGAAAAATATATAGCAGCAGCATTTGCATTTTCAGCTGGAGGAACTATAGTAAATTATTTTGCAGTTATGTCGGGGTTATTTGATTATATAAATGTTTCAATTGGCTTTCCATTAGTAATAATTTTTGGATTGAAATTTTTTGGAGCAAACCTTATGAGAGCGTATGTAACCTTTGTAAAGAAATCTATATGA
- a CDS encoding amidohydrolase, which yields MGKNYVEQLFDRLHEIPERGFEEFETSKILISELEKYDFKIHKKVGGTGIVAIYDSGKPGPILALRADMDALEFIVDGRVVNIHACGHDANCAMVMAAAKYCKEKGIKKGILKIIFQPAEELTGGALAMLKDPRLGKIDELIGIHLRPIEDMKLGEASEAVYHSATVQLRYKIKGLSAHGARPHLGVSALEAAVLATNAVNSIKINPAVNHSIKVTNISVEGRTYNKIPSEALLALDIRSESNEVMSIMKEKVKVAVDMATKSIGATAEEVYFGEVIAATYDEEMVQTCKIAIEKVLGKSYGRMVNYGGEDFHYFTRDLKCKSSYLGIGAEAVPGLHHEKMTFKKEALTIGEKILIEIVSERLGVV from the coding sequence TTGGGAAAAAATTATGTAGAACAACTATTTGATAGATTACACGAGATTCCTGAAAGAGGTTTTGAAGAATTTGAAACATCTAAAATATTAATTTCAGAATTGGAAAAATATGACTTCAAAATACATAAGAAAGTAGGAGGAACAGGAATAGTTGCTATTTATGATAGTGGTAAACCAGGGCCAATACTAGCTTTGAGAGCAGATATGGATGCATTAGAGTTTATAGTTGATGGAAGGGTTGTTAATATACATGCGTGTGGCCACGATGCTAACTGTGCAATGGTTATGGCAGCTGCAAAATATTGTAAAGAAAAAGGTATAAAAAAAGGTATTTTAAAAATTATATTTCAACCAGCAGAAGAATTAACGGGTGGAGCTTTAGCTATGTTAAAAGATCCAAGATTAGGAAAGATTGATGAGTTAATTGGAATTCATTTGAGACCAATCGAAGATATGAAACTTGGAGAAGCTTCAGAAGCTGTTTATCACTCTGCAACAGTTCAACTTAGATATAAAATTAAAGGACTTTCTGCTCATGGAGCAAGACCACATTTAGGAGTTAGTGCTTTAGAGGCGGCTGTATTAGCCACAAATGCTGTTAATTCAATAAAGATAAATCCAGCAGTAAATCATTCTATTAAAGTTACAAATATCTCTGTTGAAGGTAGAACATATAATAAAATTCCTTCAGAAGCATTATTGGCTTTAGATATAAGATCTGAATCAAATGAAGTTATGTCGATAATGAAGGAAAAAGTAAAAGTTGCGGTTGATATGGCAACGAAATCTATCGGAGCTACAGCAGAAGAGGTATATTTCGGAGAAGTGATTGCTGCTACTTATGATGAGGAGATGGTTCAAACTTGTAAAATAGCTATAGAAAAAGTATTGGGAAAAAGTTATGGGCGAATGGTTAATTATGGAGGTGAAGATTTCCATTATTTCACAAGAGATTTGAAGTGTAAGAGTTCCTATTTAGGTATTGGAGCAGAAGCAGTGCCAGGATTACACCATGAAAAAATGACATTTAAAAAAGAAGCTTTAACAATTGGTGAAAAAATATTGATTGAAATAGTTTCTGAACGTCTTGGGGTTGTTTAA
- a CDS encoding 3-isopropylmalate dehydratase large subunit yields MTLTEKILARAAGVEKIKAGDIVWVDVDQAMMDDILGPRIEIAEKMKALKLKIWNPEKVTIISDHYTPPANAHQASIVKFTRDWAKEYGVKNYYEFAGPCHQVMVEKMRVLPGEVILGTDSHTCTYGALSAFSTGIGSTEMLGVLATGKIWLKVPETIKIEFKGKIPKGVMAKDLILSAIGKIGHAGATYKAMEFSGEAIESLIMDERLCITNMAVEAGAKNGIIKYDEITKKYLESLNIDIKNKDVEFLSEDGDGKYLEKIVIDVEKLEPLCSCPHEVDNVIKAKELKNIKIDQAYIGSCTGGRYNDLKIAADFIKGKKIAEGTRLLISPASKEIWDRCAKDGILQILSDAGATVLASSCGACLGIHSGALGEGETCISSTNRNFIGRMGSKKSSVYLASPLTVIASAIKGEIVDPRFLSNEEGV; encoded by the coding sequence ATGACATTAACAGAAAAAATTTTGGCAAGAGCTGCTGGAGTTGAAAAAATAAAAGCAGGAGACATTGTTTGGGTAGATGTAGATCAAGCTATGATGGATGATATTTTAGGACCAAGAATAGAAATAGCTGAAAAAATGAAAGCGTTAAAGTTAAAAATTTGGAATCCTGAAAAAGTGACGATTATTTCAGATCATTATACTCCACCTGCAAATGCTCATCAGGCAAGTATTGTAAAATTCACAAGAGATTGGGCAAAAGAGTATGGAGTAAAAAACTATTACGAATTTGCAGGACCATGCCACCAAGTTATGGTTGAAAAAATGAGAGTTTTACCTGGGGAAGTTATTTTAGGAACTGATAGTCATACTTGTACCTATGGAGCTTTATCAGCATTTTCAACAGGGATTGGTTCGACTGAGATGCTTGGAGTTTTAGCTACAGGAAAAATATGGTTGAAAGTGCCTGAAACAATAAAAATTGAATTTAAAGGAAAAATTCCTAAAGGAGTAATGGCTAAAGATTTAATACTATCAGCTATAGGAAAAATAGGTCATGCGGGTGCAACTTATAAAGCAATGGAGTTTTCAGGAGAAGCAATAGAAAGCTTAATCATGGATGAGAGATTATGTATTACGAATATGGCTGTTGAAGCAGGAGCAAAAAATGGGATTATAAAATATGATGAGATTACAAAAAAATATTTAGAGTCATTGAATATAGATATAAAAAATAAGGATGTAGAATTCTTATCTGAAGATGGTGATGGAAAATATTTAGAAAAAATTGTAATTGATGTAGAAAAGTTAGAACCCCTATGCTCTTGCCCTCATGAAGTTGATAATGTTATAAAGGCAAAAGAATTAAAGAATATTAAAATTGATCAAGCTTATATAGGATCATGTACAGGTGGAAGATATAACGACTTGAAAATAGCGGCAGACTTCATAAAAGGGAAAAAGATAGCAGAGGGAACTAGATTGCTAATATCTCCAGCTTCAAAAGAGATATGGGATAGATGTGCAAAAGATGGAATTTTACAAATTTTATCAGATGCTGGAGCAACTGTATTAGCTTCGAGCTGTGGAGCTTGTTTAGGAATACATTCAGGAGCACTTGGAGAGGGAGAAACTTGTATATCTTCAACTAATAGAAACTTTATAGGAAGAATGGGAAGTAAAAAAAGTTCGGTATATTTAGCTTCACCACTTACAGTAATTGCCTCAGCGATTAAAGGAGAGATTGTTGATCCTAGATTTTTATCAAATGAGGAGGGTGTATAG
- a CDS encoding esterase family protein, which yields MLKKKLCLIGLLVLSLTPFGKGELEDGTIYSDVLKRNISYKAYIPKGYEKGRDFPILFLFHGLNGDQNSWLGEKNGDIVKILDKLINTKKIKPMVVVMPAAGNSWYVDGKESIKTAFKRDFFPEIDKQYKVSTDRMDRGLGGVSMGGAGVMTFFLDDPEKFGNLLLMSPALFEELAPRHTAVSPVTQEDIKREYYKNHWKNYEEKELKTNVFLIVGDKDNLEDKYGEKIYQKNVLELFEAFRAKNDVPNLRIVDGEHEWSVWRQGLEEGIEVTFGKKLDK from the coding sequence ATGTTGAAGAAAAAATTGTGTTTAATAGGACTTTTGGTATTGTCGTTGACACCTTTTGGGAAAGGAGAATTAGAAGACGGAACTATTTACTCGGATGTTTTGAAGAGAAATATTTCGTATAAAGCATACATTCCTAAAGGTTATGAAAAAGGAAGAGATTTTCCAATTTTATTTCTTTTTCATGGTTTGAATGGTGATCAGAATAGTTGGTTAGGAGAAAAAAATGGAGATATAGTAAAAATTTTAGATAAACTTATAAATACAAAAAAAATAAAACCGATGGTTGTAGTGATGCCTGCTGCTGGAAACTCATGGTATGTAGATGGAAAAGAATCAATAAAAACAGCTTTTAAAAGAGATTTTTTTCCTGAAATAGATAAGCAATATAAAGTTTCGACAGATAGAATGGATAGAGGATTAGGTGGAGTATCTATGGGAGGTGCTGGAGTGATGACATTTTTCTTAGATGACCCTGAAAAATTTGGAAATCTTTTGTTAATGAGTCCTGCACTTTTTGAAGAACTTGCACCAAGACACACAGCAGTATCACCTGTAACTCAGGAAGATATAAAAAGAGAATACTATAAAAATCATTGGAAAAATTACGAGGAGAAAGAATTGAAAACTAATGTATTTTTAATAGTTGGAGATAAGGATAACTTAGAAGATAAATATGGTGAGAAAATATATCAAAAAAATGTTCTTGAACTTTTTGAAGCTTTTAGAGCAAAAAATGATGTTCCAAATTTAAGAATAGTTGATGGGGAGCATGAATGGAGCGTTTGGAGACAAGGATTAGAAGAGGGGATAGAGGTAACTTTTGGAAAAAAATTAGATAAATAA
- a CDS encoding glycerate kinase, whose translation MKVLVAIDSFKGSLSSLELGEAIEEGIKKVYIDAEVTKIPIADGGEGTVVSLVEGTNGEFVSLKVNNPLMEKIEARYGIMGDKKTAVIEMAEASGLTLVPIQKRNPMKTTTYGTGELIKNAIEKGCREFIIGIGGSATNDAGLGMLQALGYKFLDKDKVELGFGGEILSKVKYIDSSEAISELKKCKFLIACDVDNTFYGENGAAEIYSRQKGATEEMVKKLDKGLKHLAEVIKKEIKIDISNLSGAGAAGGLGGGLVAFLNGKLSPGIEIVLEKVGIENKIQDVDFVITGEGRLDNQTAMGKAPIGVAKIAKKFDVPVIAIAGGVTEDAWKTHEKGIDSFFSVINYPITLKEAMRKENAHKFVKSNIEEIFRLIKVCEKKNFYKNILKNKTKKFSTKELFDLIIFTLEDKKN comes from the coding sequence ATGAAAGTATTAGTGGCAATTGACTCGTTTAAAGGAAGTTTAAGTTCTTTAGAACTTGGAGAAGCGATAGAAGAAGGAATAAAGAAGGTTTATATAGATGCAGAAGTGACAAAGATACCTATAGCAGATGGTGGAGAGGGAACAGTGGTCTCTTTAGTAGAAGGAACTAATGGTGAATTTGTATCATTGAAAGTCAATAATCCACTTATGGAAAAGATTGAGGCTAGATATGGAATAATGGGGGATAAAAAAACTGCAGTTATAGAGATGGCGGAAGCTTCAGGATTGACATTGGTTCCAATTCAAAAAAGAAATCCTATGAAAACTACGACTTATGGAACAGGAGAGTTAATAAAAAATGCAATAGAAAAAGGATGTAGAGAGTTCATAATTGGAATAGGAGGAAGTGCAACAAATGATGCAGGACTAGGAATGTTACAAGCTTTAGGATATAAATTTTTAGATAAAGATAAAGTAGAGTTAGGATTTGGAGGAGAAATTTTATCTAAAGTTAAATATATTGATTCGTCAGAGGCAATTTCAGAATTAAAAAAATGTAAATTTTTAATAGCTTGTGATGTAGATAATACTTTTTATGGTGAGAATGGAGCTGCTGAAATTTATTCGAGACAAAAAGGTGCAACAGAAGAGATGGTAAAAAAACTAGATAAAGGATTAAAACATTTAGCAGAAGTTATAAAAAAAGAGATCAAGATAGATATATCAAATTTATCTGGAGCAGGTGCTGCAGGAGGTTTAGGAGGAGGTTTAGTAGCTTTTTTAAATGGAAAGCTATCTCCGGGTATAGAGATTGTGTTGGAAAAAGTTGGAATAGAAAACAAAATACAAGATGTGGATTTTGTTATAACTGGAGAGGGAAGATTAGATAATCAAACTGCTATGGGAAAAGCTCCAATAGGAGTTGCAAAGATAGCTAAAAAATTTGATGTTCCAGTCATTGCAATTGCAGGAGGAGTTACAGAAGATGCTTGGAAAACACATGAAAAAGGAATAGATAGCTTTTTTTCAGTGATAAATTACCCTATTACATTGAAGGAGGCTATGAGAAAAGAAAACGCTCACAAATTTGTCAAATCAAATATAGAAGAGATATTTAGACTTATAAAAGTTTGTGAGAAGAAAAATTTTTATAAAAATATATTAAAAAATAAAACTAAAAAGTTTTCAACAAAAGAGTTGTTTGACTTGATAATCTTTACTCTAGAGGATAAAAAAAATTAA
- a CDS encoding AbgT family transporter: protein MEISEKSSFNKRFINRFLNVVELIGNKLPHPVVLFLILSIVIIIISEIALRSNLNVTYIGFNRVTSNIEEMNVRVRSLLSSSGVLFLFSNFTNNYINYAPLGLMLVTIAGVGLTEKTGLLVVILKKILIKTNPRYITFVLIFLGVMSNVAADAIGYLILIPLGAKIFKALNRHPLAGFAATFYGVSAGFAANLLIGPGDAIVSGISTEAAKIFIPNYTVLPTSNWYFMIISTFLLSVIGVFITEKMIEPRLGRYDRLNSEESEEENDINLESSLSSEEEKGLKFSVITIIVYILVMLMMLVPENGVLRDNGNINTFLSRGLMPAIMLFFMLPGTVYGIVTKQITDSSSFSKMIIQSLSEVGGFLAFALFASQFIVYFNYTNLGIIAAVKGAELLKEFNLVGLPLIVLFLLLTCILNLFMGSASAKWSIMAPVFVPMFYNLGLTPEFTQLIFRVGDSSTNIISPLMTYFAIILVFLQKYDKKAGIGSIISLMLPYTVVTILSWGLLLIGWYYLNIPIGPNSLVRL from the coding sequence ATGGAGATTTCAGAAAAAAGTAGTTTTAATAAAAGATTTATAAATAGATTTTTAAATGTTGTAGAGTTGATAGGTAATAAATTACCTCATCCAGTGGTACTCTTTTTAATTTTATCAATTGTGATTATTATTATCTCTGAAATTGCATTAAGGTCAAATTTAAATGTAACATATATAGGATTCAATAGAGTGACGAGCAATATTGAAGAGATGAACGTAAGGGTTAGAAGTCTTTTGAGTTCTTCTGGAGTTTTGTTTTTATTTTCTAATTTTACGAATAATTATATAAATTATGCACCGTTGGGATTGATGTTAGTAACTATAGCAGGAGTTGGATTAACGGAAAAAACAGGGCTTTTAGTAGTAATCTTAAAAAAAATTTTAATAAAAACAAATCCAAGATATATAACTTTTGTTTTAATTTTTTTAGGAGTAATGTCTAACGTTGCTGCAGATGCGATAGGATATCTGATTTTAATTCCACTTGGAGCTAAAATTTTTAAGGCTTTGAACAGGCATCCGTTAGCAGGTTTTGCAGCTACATTTTATGGAGTATCAGCAGGCTTTGCAGCAAATTTATTGATAGGTCCAGGAGATGCTATTGTTTCAGGAATAAGTACTGAAGCAGCTAAAATTTTTATTCCAAACTATACGGTTTTGCCTACTTCTAATTGGTATTTTATGATAATCTCCACTTTTTTACTTTCAGTAATCGGGGTATTTATAACTGAAAAAATGATAGAACCTAGGCTTGGTAGATATGATAGGTTAAACTCTGAAGAAAGTGAAGAGGAGAATGATATTAACTTAGAGAGTTCGCTATCAAGTGAAGAGGAGAAAGGATTAAAATTTTCTGTGATAACAATCATCGTATATATATTAGTGATGTTAATGATGCTGGTACCTGAAAATGGGGTTTTAAGAGATAACGGAAATATAAATACATTTCTTTCGAGAGGATTAATGCCAGCTATTATGTTGTTTTTTATGCTCCCAGGAACAGTTTATGGAATTGTAACTAAACAGATAACAGATTCATCATCTTTTTCTAAAATGATAATTCAATCTTTAAGTGAAGTGGGAGGATTTTTAGCATTTGCATTATTTGCATCACAATTTATAGTTTATTTTAACTATACTAATTTAGGAATTATCGCAGCTGTTAAAGGTGCAGAATTATTAAAAGAGTTTAATTTAGTTGGACTGCCATTAATTGTACTATTTTTATTGTTAACTTGTATTTTAAATCTATTTATGGGATCGGCATCTGCAAAGTGGTCAATAATGGCACCCGTATTTGTTCCAATGTTTTATAACTTAGGATTGACTCCTGAGTTTACTCAGTTGATTTTTAGAGTTGGAGACTCAAGCACAAATATAATATCTCCATTAATGACTTATTTTGCAATAATTCTTGTGTTTTTACAAAAGTATGATAAAAAAGCTGGAATAGGAAGCATAATATCTTTAATGCTTCCCTATACAGTAGTTACAATTTTGAGTTGGGGCTTATTATTAATAGGATGGTATTATTTGAATATACCTATAGGACCAAATTCGCTTGTAAGATTGTAG
- a CDS encoding YjiG family protein → MKKNIFDYFIEGCRKGFDIGINSIIPNVMMAFIIIKILQVTNLLEHIGKVFGPIMGIFGLPGETITVLLSAWLSMAGGVGVLIGLFDLGIVGQKEITIIFPAIALMGAQIQYMGRLLGPIGIRANDYLIFFGISIFNASLAMLIMKVLL, encoded by the coding sequence ATGAAAAAAAATATTTTTGATTATTTTATTGAAGGGTGCAGAAAAGGTTTTGATATAGGTATTAATAGTATAATTCCAAATGTTATGATGGCATTCATAATAATAAAAATACTTCAAGTAACTAATTTGTTAGAGCATATTGGAAAAGTTTTTGGACCTATTATGGGAATTTTTGGATTACCAGGAGAAACCATTACAGTTTTATTAAGCGCATGGCTATCTATGGCTGGTGGTGTTGGAGTGTTAATTGGACTATTTGATTTAGGTATTGTAGGACAAAAAGAGATAACCATAATTTTTCCTGCTATTGCATTGATGGGAGCTCAAATTCAATACATGGGGCGTCTACTTGGACCAATCGGAATAAGAGCAAATGACTATTTAATATTTTTTGGGATTTCAATTTTCAATGCTTCACTGGCTATGTTAATAATGAAAGTTTTATTGTGA
- a CDS encoding 3-isopropylmalate dehydratase: MKINGRSLKYGDNINTDIISPPAYMELPIKEAAKYTMSPIDTEFSTICEPGDIFVAENNLGSGSSRETAPLMLKELGIKVVIAKSFARIFYRNCINLGILAIQCEETEKIEMFDNLEIDYINGIIFNKNKNERYRCEKIPQHIMEFVEMDGLINYLKKNLK, from the coding sequence ATGAAGATAAATGGGAGAAGCTTAAAATATGGAGATAATATAAATACAGATATTATTTCGCCACCGGCTTATATGGAGTTACCTATAAAAGAGGCAGCTAAATATACAATGAGTCCGATTGATACAGAGTTTTCAACAATTTGTGAACCAGGGGATATTTTTGTAGCTGAAAATAATTTAGGGTCGGGTTCAAGTAGAGAAACAGCACCTTTAATGCTAAAAGAATTAGGGATAAAAGTAGTAATTGCAAAATCTTTTGCTAGAATCTTTTATAGAAATTGTATAAATTTAGGAATTTTAGCAATTCAATGTGAAGAAACAGAGAAAATTGAGATGTTTGATAATTTAGAAATAGATTATATCAATGGAATAATTTTTAACAAGAATAAAAATGAGAGATATCGTTGTGAAAAAATACCTCAACACATAATGGAGTTTGTTGAAATGGATGGTTTGATAAATTATTTAAAGAAAAACTTGAAATAA
- a CDS encoding SLC13 family permease produces MGIQIGALFFLIFTITLGFLKKMNIGVLALGTSLVLGYIGNVPTRDIIRGFNSSLFLMLAGVSMLFGIAQHNGTLKLIVVKMIQISGKRAYLMPLMMYVVMYLITFLGAGTIAGFALSALFGIPLAKELDSDPFLLTTMGQLGSIGGGIAPWAPTGIIGLELARNAGITGNLSTTMMINTFLATAFASIISYIFLKGYKLKSSTKETEKSKFNRDQLITLLAILIMVIGVAGFNMNIGFLSFFISVILIFLKVGTEKEALSSIPWNTLLLISGMGILMNLVVLLGGIKLLADTLALLMTPKTSASILALTSGVMSLFSSTSGVVMPTMIPTIPVIQETLNLQNIIPGALLLSAVINGSSPSGLSPVSTGGAFVMASYSEFYEVKGDDFAQKFKKLFIISMMNMLIVVLFILIGGFNLTIYS; encoded by the coding sequence GTGGGGATTCAAATTGGAGCATTATTTTTTTTGATATTTACTATAACTTTAGGTTTTTTAAAAAAAATGAATATAGGGGTTTTAGCGTTAGGAACATCATTGGTTTTGGGTTATATAGGAAATGTTCCAACTAGAGATATAATTAGAGGATTTAATTCATCTTTATTTTTGATGTTAGCTGGTGTGAGTATGTTGTTTGGAATAGCACAGCATAATGGAACATTAAAATTGATAGTTGTAAAAATGATTCAAATTTCTGGAAAAAGAGCGTATTTAATGCCTCTTATGATGTATGTGGTTATGTATCTTATAACTTTTTTAGGTGCAGGGACAATAGCGGGATTTGCCTTGTCGGCACTTTTTGGAATACCATTAGCAAAAGAGTTGGATTCAGATCCATTTTTGCTTACAACAATGGGACAGTTGGGATCCATTGGTGGCGGAATTGCCCCTTGGGCTCCAACAGGAATAATAGGATTAGAATTAGCTAGGAATGCTGGTATTACAGGAAATTTATCAACAACAATGATGATAAATACATTTTTAGCAACAGCATTTGCAAGCATAATATCATATATATTTTTAAAAGGATATAAATTAAAATCATCAACTAAAGAAACAGAAAAATCGAAGTTTAATAGAGATCAATTGATTACACTTTTAGCAATTTTAATAATGGTTATAGGTGTTGCAGGATTTAATATGAATATAGGTTTTTTATCCTTTTTTATAAGTGTAATTTTGATTTTTTTAAAGGTTGGAACTGAAAAAGAAGCACTTTCTTCAATACCATGGAATACACTGCTTTTGATATCAGGAATGGGAATTTTGATGAACCTGGTTGTTCTTTTAGGAGGAATAAAATTATTAGCAGATACATTAGCATTATTGATGACTCCAAAAACTTCGGCTTCAATTTTAGCTTTAACCTCAGGTGTAATGAGTTTGTTTAGTTCAACATCAGGGGTTGTTATGCCTACGATGATTCCAACAATTCCAGTGATACAAGAAACTTTAAATCTTCAAAACATAATTCCAGGAGCGCTACTTTTATCAGCTGTTATAAACGGATCATCGCCATCGGGATTAAGTCCTGTTTCAACAGGAGGAGCTTTTGTTATGGCATCTTACTCAGAGTTTTATGAAGTGAAAGGTGACGATTTTGCACAAAAATTTAAAAAACTTTTTATAATTTCTATGATGAATATGTTGATAGTAGTTCTATTTATTTTAATTGGAGGTTTTAATTTAACAATTTATAGTTAA